One part of the Prunus persica cultivar Lovell chromosome G5, Prunus_persica_NCBIv2, whole genome shotgun sequence genome encodes these proteins:
- the LOC18777507 gene encoding UPF0047 protein C4A8.02c, whose amino-acid sequence MLPSSVSLGLSASPVRVVKCSLVRAPSTTVNDPNSMAAAGPKWAQKTITLPPQRRGCHLITPKIVKEIGQELSDFNCGLAHLFLQHTSASLTINENYDSDVRDDTETFLNRIVPEGTSAPWKHTLEGPDDMPAHIKSSMFGCTLTVPITNGKLNMGSWQGIWLCEHRDYPTARKVVVTLNGI is encoded by the exons ATGCTGCCGAGCTCGGTGTCATTGGGACTGTCAGCTTCTCCGGTTCGCGTCGTCAAGTGTTCTTTGGTCAGGGCCCCGAGCACCACCGTCAACGATCCCAATTCAATGGCAGCAGCTGGTCCCAAGTGGGCCCAGAAGACCATAACTCTGCCTCCGCAGAGGAGGGGTTGTCATCTCATCACCCCTAAG ATAGTGAAGGAAATTGGCCAGGAATTGTCAGATTTCAACTGCGGCCTTGCACATCTCTTTT tgCAGCACACTAGTGCTTCTCTTACTATCAATGAGAATTATGACTCTGATGTTCGTGATGATACAGAGACTTTCCTCAATAGGATAGTTCCTGAG GGGACATCTGCACCATGGAAGCATACCCTTGAAG GCCCAGATGACATGCCGGCACATATTAAATCATCAATGTTTGGCTGCACACTGAC GGTTCCAATTACAAATGGAAAGCTTAACATGGGAAGTTGGCAG GGAATATGGTTGTGTGAGCATCGTGACTATCCTACTGCGCGGAAAGTTGTGGTCACCCTTAATGGAATATGA